In Thermodesulfobacteriota bacterium, one DNA window encodes the following:
- a CDS encoding response regulator, producing MAEHQEGLPEEETLRIRVLIADDEATVGNVLAEIIRAEGHSVELVYNGIDAVERLRRETVDLVITDYAMPGCDGLEVLRQARQLCPQALVVIITGFASVENALQAVQEGAYHFLRKPFNLEEIRIIVRQAAERIRLQRENRQLRQDLESAVETLSHLGQQDQTKAADVVPDAVLDVAGALWAGQSLPPSYYRTGPGSSALLADLETLVRLRRDGFLSEEEFGRLKRKLIDQAAAG from the coding sequence TTGGCTGAGCACCAGGAAGGCCTGCCAGAAGAGGAGACGCTTCGGATTCGAGTCCTGATTGCCGACGACGAAGCCACGGTGGGCAATGTCCTTGCGGAGATCATCCGCGCCGAGGGCCACTCGGTGGAGCTGGTCTATAACGGGATCGATGCCGTGGAGCGGCTGCGGCGGGAGACCGTTGACCTGGTGATCACCGACTATGCCATGCCTGGCTGTGACGGGTTGGAGGTGCTGCGCCAAGCCCGGCAGCTGTGCCCCCAGGCGCTGGTGGTGATCATCACCGGCTTCGCCTCGGTGGAGAACGCCTTGCAGGCCGTGCAGGAGGGGGCCTACCATTTTCTGCGCAAGCCTTTCAACCTGGAGGAGATCCGGATCATCGTCCGCCAGGCGGCGGAGCGGATCCGCCTCCAGCGGGAGAACCGGCAGCTGCGCCAGGATCTGGAGTCCGCCGTCGAGACGCTGAGCCACCTGGGACAGCAGGACCAGACGAAGGCTGCCGACGTGGTGCCGGACGCGGTTTTGGACGTGGCCGGCGCCCTGTGGGCGGGCCAGAGCCTGCCGCCATCCTACTACCGTACCGGCCCCGGCTCCAGCGCCCTGCTGGCCGATCTGGAAACCCTGGTTCGGCTCCGCCGCGACGGCTTCCTTTCGGAAGAGGAGTTCGGGCGGCTGAAGAGGAAGCTCATCGACCAGGCGGCTGCGGGCTGA
- a CDS encoding sensor histidine kinase, protein MESAAEDTRPWQGYALSLYRQAAVGRLLRGFVHNLNGPLQVFSMHAELLRWMFSRALPIVDRLEAAELPEASREQVHELKGLLEARFRVMDQLQAEMAACQEIVRQIMGTEAADESLGSTCTLNTVIADELAFLQADLFFKHKVSRELRLAPRLPPLHRGVVPAHQIVFILLENAVDNLRQSETPRLTITTEVEGDRVLALFEDSGPPVLDADRERIFAPFFTTRPGHPGMGLFLGRLLASDSGGSLECETAATGSRFRLSLPAA, encoded by the coding sequence ATGGAGTCGGCTGCCGAGGATACCCGGCCCTGGCAGGGCTACGCCCTGTCCCTCTACCGCCAGGCGGCGGTGGGGCGACTGCTGCGGGGGTTTGTCCACAACCTCAACGGCCCCTTGCAGGTCTTCTCCATGCATGCCGAGCTCCTGCGCTGGATGTTCAGCCGGGCACTGCCCATCGTCGATCGGCTGGAGGCAGCCGAGCTGCCAGAGGCCAGTCGTGAGCAGGTGCACGAGCTCAAGGGTCTTCTGGAGGCCCGCTTCCGGGTCATGGATCAGCTGCAGGCCGAGATGGCGGCCTGTCAGGAGATCGTCCGCCAGATCATGGGCACTGAGGCCGCCGATGAAAGCCTCGGCAGTACCTGCACCCTCAACACCGTCATCGCTGATGAGCTGGCCTTCCTGCAGGCCGACCTTTTCTTCAAGCACAAGGTGAGCCGGGAGCTGCGATTGGCTCCCCGTCTGCCGCCCCTGCATCGCGGGGTGGTTCCGGCACATCAGATTGTCTTCATCCTCCTGGAGAACGCGGTCGACAACCTGCGGCAGTCTGAGACGCCACGGCTTACCATCACCACGGAGGTGGAGGGCGATCGGGTGCTGGCCCTGTTCGAGGACAGCGGCCCACCGGTGTTGGACGCCGACCGGGAGCGGATTTTCGCCCCCTTCTTCACCACCCGGCCAGGCCATCCGGGCATGGGCCTCTTCCTGGGTCGCCTCCTGGCCAGCGACAGCGGCGGCAGCCTCGAATGCGAGACCGCCGCGACGGGCAGTCGCTTCCGCCTCAGTCTGCCGGCCGCCTGA